AGCAGACGGTGGACTTCCAACGGGTTCAGCAGTCCCCGCTCGGCGGTTCGACGGCTCAGCAGGACATCCCGCGCGTAGTCCCGCACCTCGCCGCGGAACCAGGCGCCCAGAGGCACGCCGAATCCCATCTTGGGACGCTCCAGCACGCCCGCCGGCAGCGCCTGGGCCATGACGCGTTTGAGGATGTACTTGCCCTGCCCGTCGCGGAGTTTGAGCGACGAGGGCATGGTAGCGAGGTACTCCATCAACACGTGGTCGAGGAGGGGGACCCTGGCCTCCAGCGCCACCAGCATGCTCGTCCGGTCGACCTTGGTCAGGATGTCCTCGGGCAGGTAGGTGTGGACATCGACGTACTGGAGTGCGGACACGAAGTCATCGACATGAGCCGCGGCCACCATCCGCTGGAATCGGGTCCCGTCCGGCGCCGCCGGGAGGTGGCGCCGGGCCTCGGGACCCAACAGCGCGTCCAGCCCGGCCCGCGTCTGGAGAGCGACCATCCGGAAGTAGCGCTCGAGCGCCGGGGCCCCCAGCAGGTCGAGGTAGCCCTGGCCGCGCACACCGCGGGGCAGCAGGCGAGAGGCGACCGCGAGCAGCGGTCGGATGGAGCGGCCCGGGCCGACGTCGAGCGTGCGGTGCAGAGCGGCGGCCCGCGCGTAGCGCCGGTAGCCGGCGAAGTTCTCGTCGCCGCCGTCGCCCGACAGGGCAACCGTCACGTGCTCGCGAGTGATCTTGGCGACGTAGTACGTCGGCAACGCCGACGAGTCCGCGAACGGTTCGTCGAACTGCCAGACCAGGCGCGGCAACGCCTCCATGGCGTCCGGCTTCACCACCATCTCGTAGTGGTCGGTGGAGTAGCGCCGCGCGACCTCGCGAGCCCACGCCAGCTCGTCGAAGTCCGCGTGGTCGAAGCCGATGGAAAACGTCCGGACCGGACGATCCTGCGTTCGGGCCATGAGCGCCACCACCGTGCTGGAGTCCATCCCGCCACTCAGAAAGGCGCCGACGGGAACGTCGGCCACCAGATGGCTCTCGACCGCGTCCACCAGGTGGTGGCGCAGGCCTTCCATCCACTCGTCTGCCGACCGTCGCGTGTCGGGACGAAACTGGAGATCCCAGTAGCGGTGGACGCTCTGCCGGCCGGAGTCCGGGTCGAGGAGCAGGTACGAGGCCGGCGGGAGCTTGCGGATGGCCCGGAAGATGGTCCGCGGTGCGGAGACGTAGCCCAGCGTCAGGTACTCGCCCAGCGCCTCCCAGTCGAGGTCGTGCGGGACCGTGCGGTCCTCGAGGATGGCCTTGATCTCGGACGCGAACAGGAACCGGTCGCCGAGGCGGGCATAGACCAGCGGCTTGATGCCGACCCGGTCGCGGGCCAGGAGCAGACGCCGCTGAGGCGCATCCCAGAGGGCGAAGGCGAACATGCCACGCAGGCGGCGCAGGCACGCCGTGCCCCAGGCGTCGTAGGCGGCCAGGATGACCTCGGTATCCGAACTCGTCCGGAAGAACCAGCCGCCGCGCCGCTCCAGCTCGGATCGCAGTTCGCGGAAGTTGTAGATCTCGCCGTTGAAGGCGATCCAGAGGCGACCGTCGGCCGAGGCCATCGGCTGAGTCCCCGTGGCAAGGTCGATGATCGCCAACCGGCGGTGGCCGAGCCCGACCGGCCCCTCCAGGTGCAGTCCTTCCCCGTCCGGGCCGCGGTGGGCGAGCACAGCCGTCATGCGAGCCAGCAGCGCCAGGTCGGCCGGGCGTCCAGAGAGGTCAGCGTACCCGGCCAGGCCGCACAAGGGCGGACCTCCTCTCTGGCGTCACCGCGGTGGTCGAAGCGACGGTCGTGGCGTCCATCTCGCGCTCAGCCACAACCTTGAGGACGACGGTCAGCGCCACCAGGTGGTAGAAAAACTCGAGATACGCGGCGCTCAAGAACGTACCGGCCGCCATGTAGCCGACGAGGCCTACCTGAAGGGCGGCGGCATAGCTGGCAACCCAGCCGGGCGGCGCGATGCCGCGCCGGGCACGCTGCAGGCGCTGCAACGTGACGAGGCAGGAGACGATCAAGCCGATGTAGACGACGAGGGCGGGGACGCCGTGCTCGCCGAGCACGTTCAGGTAACTGTTGTGGGCGTTCTGGGCCCGGATCGCGTCAGGGAGGTACGAGTAGAAGACCTCGTCCTGGGCCGGACCCCAGAAGCCGGCACCGAGCAGCGGCCGGTCGAGGCCGACCCGGTAGAAGACGTACCAGGACTCCAGTCGCATTTGCGCCGAGCGGTCTTCCTCGTAGCGCTCGATCGTCTCCATGCGTTCGAACCACTGCTGGGGCGCGAAGTACCAGACGAAGGCTACCGTCGCCAGAGCGCCCGCCACCACCAGGGACTTGCGCCGGCTGCGCAGACCCATGGCCAGCAGCACGGCCCCGAATCCCAGGACGGCACCGCGCGAGTACGAGAAGAGGATGGACGGCACGGCGAAGACGCCCATGACCCGGAGCAGACGGCGCAGCCAGCGGTTGCTCTCCTCACGGGCCAGGAAGAAGAACATCGCCAGAGCCATGTCGAGCGCCAGGCCCAGACCGGTGTTGCCGCCCATGGAAGTGGCGCTCGGGTACTGGACCTGGTGAACGCCGCCGGTGGTCAGGGTGAAAATCCCACCCTTGACGGCATAGAAGCCCAGCGACAGCGCGATCGTGAGCAGGAGCACCCGTATCCGCTCGCGCGTCTGGCAGAGCAGCATGGTCAGGAACGTGAACAGCAGGATCTTTGCGACCTTCTGCCACATCTCCCAGGCCAGCGCGGGATACATGGCGAAGGCGGTCGAGAGCGTGAAGAGCGCCGCGAGGGCCAGGAGGAGCCAGGTCTCCCGGACCATCGGCAGGGGCTGGCGGTCACGCGTGAACAGCAGCCCGGCGAGCGTGGCAATGGCCACGAGTTGCGCAAACGGAAAGTCGTAGGCGAACCCCCAGGCCAGGCGGTGGGGGTTCATGTAGCCGATCCAGTACCACATCACGACCCCGATCCACGGGCGGGCGAAGCAGATCGGCAGCGAGCCGAAGACGATTGCCGTAACCAGAAGGTCGCGAAGGGGCATCAGCGCTCTCCTCGCAGGACGCGCTCCAGCGCCGCGGCCTGCCGGCGCCAGGTGTAGTGGACGAGGACGGTATCCCGGCCCTGCTTGCCGATCTGCCGGCGGCGGACCTCGTCGTCGAGAAGCCGGACGATGCCATTTGCCAGCGCCCGGGGGCCGTCGGCGAGGACGATGTTCTCGTCGGGGACAGCGCGCAGGCCGCCCACAGCCACGCGCGTGGCCACGACCGGCCGGGCCATGGCCCAGGCCTGAAGGATCTTGTTCTTGATCCCGGCCCCCATCCGCATCGGGCAGACGAAGACCGAGGCGCGCTCCAGGTACGGGCGCACGTCCTCCACCCGCCCGGTGACGACGACGTGAGGTCCTGCGAGCGCCCGGGTCTCCGGTAACGGGTCTCGGCCGACGATGTAGACCCGGCACTGCGGGTAGGTCTGGCGCACGAGCGGCAGCACCCGGCGGACGAGGAAAGCGGCGGCGTCGGCGTTAGGCGGGAAGGACTGGTTTCCCTCGAAAACGAGCGAGGGGTGCTCCTCGTCGAGGCCGGCTGGTGCGAAGAAGTCGGTATCGACGCCGTTCTCGACGACTTCGGCGGCGAGCCCGGGCACCACCCGCCGCGCCCACGCGGCGTCACGGGACGAGACGAAGGTGCAGACGTCGGCCAGCCGGAAGTAGCGGCGCTCCCAGCGGACCGTCTGCACCAGTCGACGGACGGCCCGCGCGAGCCTGACGGCGCGGCGCGTGCGAAACACCTCGCGGACACACTCCAGGAGGCCGTCGTCCATCAGGTCGGCCACCACCCGCCGCTCGCCCACCGCGTTCCGGTAGACGAGCATGTCCCAGCCGCCGACCCAGACGACATCCGGCCGGAACGTCGCCATGGTCTGGCTGATCAGGCGGTCCATCGCCGGGACCCACGGGATCATTTCCACCGGATCCAGGACGCGGGCGAGCCGCCTCACCAGCGACCCAGAGGGTTGCGTCTCGGGAACGGGGCATGTCTCGATCCGGGCGAAGACGCTAGACAGGGCCGCAGGGTATGGCGGCTCGCCGAAAGCGATGAGCGCAAGCGCGTGACGGTCGGCCAGGTGTCGCGCCAGGTGGTAGAGCCGCAGGTGCTGTCCCGACTCCAGCGGGTACGGCACGCGGTGGGTGAGCAGCAGGATCTTCATCGCGTCACACCCGACCCCAGCACGCGCCGGTAAGTGGCGACGGTCGCCCGGGCCGCACGATCCCAGGTGAAAGCGGCAGCTCGGCGACGACCCCGCCGGGCCAGATCCGCCTTCACTGCGGCATTGAGGTAGCAGTGCCGCATGGCCTCCGCGATCGCGCCGGCGCTGGTGGGATCGACCAGGAGGGCGGCGTCGCCGGCGACTTCCGGCAGCGACGTCGTGTTCGACGTGATGACCGGCGCCCCAACGGCCATGGCCTCGAGCACCGGGAGGCCGAAACCTTCGTAGAGCGAGGGGTAGACCAGGGCTTCCGAGAACACCAGCAGCGTGGCGACATCCTGGTCGGGGAGGTAGCCCAGGGTGACAACCTGCTTACTCACACCCAGGCCCTCCGCCAGCTCTTCGAACCGGGCCCGGGCAGAGTCCGGCACGCCGATCAGGACGAGCTGGACGTCGCCGGTGAGGGCGCGCGTGAGTTCCCGTAGCGCCTCGATGAGGCGGGACACGTTTTTCCGCGGGGCGTCGCCGCCGAAGGCGACGAAGAACGGCTGGCGGACGCGATGCGCGGTGGCGAGGGCCTCGAACCGGCCGGCGTCTCGTGGCGGCTCGGATGGCACGTCGACACCCCAGGGGACGACGTCGACCCGCTCTCCGGGCAGGCCGAACTCGGTCAGGAGATCGCCGCGGGTGTACTCGGAAACTGCGATGATCCGAGCCGCTTGTTTCACGGCCCTTGCCAGCGAGCGACGGAAGCGCTGGATGTCACGAGCAGCCCACCCGTCGCCGATCCGGAGCGGAATCAGATCGTGCACGGTGAGCACGATCGGGCAGGGAGCGAAGGGCGGCGCCGTCTGGCCAGGGCAATGTAACAGGTTGACACGGTCCCACCAGGCCGCTACCGGCAGACGGAAACGCTCCCAGGCGTTCACCCGGTCGCCCCGGAGGGTGATTTGCCGGACGTCCAGGCGGTCGGCCAGCGGCATGTCTCCGTCCCGGTCGGTATAGGCGGTGAAGCGCCAGTCGGGCGCAGCTTCCGGCAGGCGGCCGAGCAATGCCCGCAGGGACTTCCCGACGCCGCGGGGCCGGGCGGCGAATGCATCCCGACCGTCGATCCCGATGTAGGTGCTCATAACCTTGGATGCCGCTTGGCCGAGCGGAGGGCGGCGAAGATCCTTGGAGGTAGCCAGGTAGAGAGCCAGTAAAGGCCGGCGCGCATCGAGGGTCGAGCAACCAGGCTGGCCCGAAAGTCAGCCCGGGCGCCGCGCAGGTCGCCCGCCTCCAGCCGGCAGTAGCCGGCGGCGGTGCGAAGCTGGCTGACGCGGAGCCGGACGGCCGACTTCTCCGTAGACGTCAGCAGCAGCGTCTCAGCCAGGGTTGCAACCGATTCGGCAGACACCCGATAGGATTCGGCTTCCGACACCACGTTCGTCATGCTGGCTAGGCGCGCGCGGCGCCAGGCGAGCACGCGGTTCACGTAACCGACCCGGGCCGCCTTGACCAGGCGCAGCCAGAGGTGCGTGTCTTCGTCCCATGGCAGTCGCTCGTTGAACGCCCCAACTCGATCTAGTGTCTGCCGGCGGACCATCACGGTGCTGGTCCAGCATGGGATGGGACCGCGCCGCAGATAGGCCGTCAGCAAGTCTGGTCCACTCAGGATGCGGGCGGATTCAGTAACAGGCCGGGCTGTCAGTCGGTCGAGTGCTGCTCGCGCCGCCTCGAAGGCGCTGGGCGATCCTGGCAGGCCGTCCAGCCAGGCCCAATCCGTGAAACACATGCCCAGCGCAGGTTCTGCCTCCATCAGCGCGACCTGCGCCGCAAGTTTCTCCGGCGCCCAGAGGTCGTCGGCGTCCAGAAAAGCGATATAGCGCCCCGTCGAGCGCTCGATGCCGCGATTGCGCGCGGCCGCCGGGCCGCGGCGGCGCTGGGTTTCCACCCGCAGACGCGGTCCTTCAAGGCGCCGCAAAAGGGGCAGGGTGCCGTCCGTCGAACCGTCGTCAACGAGGACGATTTCGTAGTCGGTGAACGTCTGTTGTTGCA
The Dehalococcoidia bacterium DNA segment above includes these coding regions:
- a CDS encoding glycosyltransferase; translation: MKILLLTHRVPYPLESGQHLRLYHLARHLADRHALALIAFGEPPYPAALSSVFARIETCPVPETQPSGSLVRRLARVLDPVEMIPWVPAMDRLISQTMATFRPDVVWVGGWDMLVYRNAVGERRVVADLMDDGLLECVREVFRTRRAVRLARAVRRLVQTVRWERRYFRLADVCTFVSSRDAAWARRVVPGLAAEVVENGVDTDFFAPAGLDEEHPSLVFEGNQSFPPNADAAAFLVRRVLPLVRQTYPQCRVYIVGRDPLPETRALAGPHVVVTGRVEDVRPYLERASVFVCPMRMGAGIKNKILQAWAMARPVVATRVAVGGLRAVPDENIVLADGPRALANGIVRLLDDEVRRRQIGKQGRDTVLVHYTWRRQAAALERVLRGER
- a CDS encoding putative O-glycosylation ligase, exosortase A system-associated, which produces MPLRDLLVTAIVFGSLPICFARPWIGVVMWYWIGYMNPHRLAWGFAYDFPFAQLVAIATLAGLLFTRDRQPLPMVRETWLLLALAALFTLSTAFAMYPALAWEMWQKVAKILLFTFLTMLLCQTRERIRVLLLTIALSLGFYAVKGGIFTLTTGGVHQVQYPSATSMGGNTGLGLALDMALAMFFFLAREESNRWLRRLLRVMGVFAVPSILFSYSRGAVLGFGAVLLAMGLRSRRKSLVVAGALATVAFVWYFAPQQWFERMETIERYEEDRSAQMRLESWYVFYRVGLDRPLLGAGFWGPAQDEVFYSYLPDAIRAQNAHNSYLNVLGEHGVPALVVYIGLIVSCLVTLQRLQRARRGIAPPGWVASYAAALQVGLVGYMAAGTFLSAAYLEFFYHLVALTVVLKVVAEREMDATTVASTTAVTPERRSALVRPGRVR
- a CDS encoding glycosyltransferase family 1 protein, which produces MSTYIGIDGRDAFAARPRGVGKSLRALLGRLPEAAPDWRFTAYTDRDGDMPLADRLDVRQITLRGDRVNAWERFRLPVAAWWDRVNLLHCPGQTAPPFAPCPIVLTVHDLIPLRIGDGWAARDIQRFRRSLARAVKQAARIIAVSEYTRGDLLTEFGLPGERVDVVPWGVDVPSEPPRDAGRFEALATAHRVRQPFFVAFGGDAPRKNVSRLIEALRELTRALTGDVQLVLIGVPDSARARFEELAEGLGVSKQVVTLGYLPDQDVATLLVFSEALVYPSLYEGFGLPVLEAMAVGAPVITSNTTSLPEVAGDAALLVDPTSAGAIAEAMRHCYLNAAVKADLARRGRRRAAAFTWDRAARATVATYRRVLGSGVTR
- a CDS encoding glycosyltransferase produces the protein MTAPLVSVVIPSYNCGAYLEATLASVQQQTFTDYEIVLVDDGSTDGTLPLLRRLEGPRLRVETQRRRGPAAARNRGIERSTGRYIAFLDADDLWAPEKLAAQVALMEAEPALGMCFTDWAWLDGLPGSPSAFEAARAALDRLTARPVTESARILSGPDLLTAYLRRGPIPCWTSTVMVRRQTLDRVGAFNERLPWDEDTHLWLRLVKAARVGYVNRVLAWRRARLASMTNVVSEAESYRVSAESVATLAETLLLTSTEKSAVRLRVSQLRTAAGYCRLEAGDLRGARADFRASLVARPSMRAGLYWLSTWLPPRIFAALRSAKRHPRL
- the asnB gene encoding asparagine synthase (glutamine-hydrolyzing), with protein sequence MCGLAGYADLSGRPADLALLARMTAVLAHRGPDGEGLHLEGPVGLGHRRLAIIDLATGTQPMASADGRLWIAFNGEIYNFRELRSELERRGGWFFRTSSDTEVILAAYDAWGTACLRRLRGMFAFALWDAPQRRLLLARDRVGIKPLVYARLGDRFLFASEIKAILEDRTVPHDLDWEALGEYLTLGYVSAPRTIFRAIRKLPPASYLLLDPDSGRQSVHRYWDLQFRPDTRRSADEWMEGLRHHLVDAVESHLVADVPVGAFLSGGMDSSTVVALMARTQDRPVRTFSIGFDHADFDELAWAREVARRYSTDHYEMVVKPDAMEALPRLVWQFDEPFADSSALPTYYVAKITREHVTVALSGDGGDENFAGYRRYARAAALHRTLDVGPGRSIRPLLAVASRLLPRGVRGQGYLDLLGAPALERYFRMVALQTRAGLDALLGPEARRHLPAAPDGTRFQRMVAAAHVDDFVSALQYVDVHTYLPEDILTKVDRTSMLVALEARVPLLDHVLMEYLATMPSSLKLRDGQGKYILKRVMAQALPAGVLERPKMGFGVPLGAWFRGEVRDYARDVLLSRRTAERGLLNPLEVHRLLAEHAAGRDRSALIWALLCLEEWARRWLD